In Hippoglossus stenolepis isolate QCI-W04-F060 chromosome 5, HSTE1.2, whole genome shotgun sequence, one genomic interval encodes:
- the samm50 gene encoding sorting and assembly machinery component 50 homolog A isoform X2 → MGTVHARSLDPLPMKGPEFGVQADDIEAADIEQEPKQEVLENKDVVVQQVHIDGLGRTKEDLLTYEIAEVFRAKNLIDVMRRSHEARQKLLRLGIFRKVEVVIDTSRGEDALPNGLDVTFEVTELRRMTGSYNTMVGNNEGSMVLGLKLPNVFGRAEKLTFQFSYGTKETSYGLSLFKPQPGHFERNISINMYKVTGQFPWSSLRETDRGVSAEISFPVWKTSQTLKWEGVWRELGCLARTASFAIREESGHSLKSSLSHSMVIDSRNSSILPRKGGLLKIHQELAGFTGGDASFLKEDFEIQLNKTLFWDSVLSASLWGGLLLPIGERPTSIADRFYLGGPTSIRGFSMYSMGPQSEGDYLGGEGYWAGGLHLYTPLPFRPGRGGFGDLFRTHFFLNAGNLCNLNYGEGPYAHLKKLAECIRWSYGVGLVLRLGNIARLELNYCIPMGVQSGDRICDGVQFGAGIRFL, encoded by the exons ATGGGCACTGTCCACGCCCGG AGCCTGGACCCTCTGCCCATGAAAGGGCCAGAGTTTGGGGTTCAGGCAGACGACATCGAGGCTGCAGATATTGAACAGGAGCCCAAACAAGAAGTTCTTGAAAACAAGgat gttGTGGTTCAACAAGTGCACATAGATGGACTCGGAAGAACCAAGGAGGACCTGTTGACTTATGAAATCGCAGAAGTCTTCAGGGCAAAAAACTTGATTGAC GTGATGCGAAGGTCTCATGAAGCCCGACAGAAGCTTCTGCGTCTCGGTATCTTCAGAAAAGTCGAAGTTGTTATTGACACATCACGAG GTGAGGACGCTCTTCCGAATGGCCTTGACGTGACCTTCGAGGTCACTGAGCTGAGACGAATGACGGGCAGCTACAACACTATGGTCGGAAACAATGAAGGAAGCATG GTACTGGGCCTGAAGTTACCTAATGTATTTGGCCGTGCAGAGAAACTGACCTTCCAGTTCTCCTATGGCACCAAAGAGACGTCCTACGGCCTGTCCTTGTTCAAACCTCAACCAGGACACTTTGAACGCAA TATCTCAATCAACATGTACAAAGTAACTGGTCAGTTTCCATGGAGTTCACTGAGGGAGACGGATCGAGGCGTCTCTGCAGAAATCAGC TTCCCCGTGTGGAAGACCAGCCAGACACTAAAGTGGGAGGGAGTTTGGAGAGAGCTGGGCTGTCTGGCTCGCACTGCCTCGTTTGCTATTCGGGAGGAGAGTGGCCATTCCCTCAAATCCTCACTCTCG cattcTATGGTCATTGACAGCAGAAATTCCTCCATCCTTCCCAGGAAAGGTGGCCTGTTGAAGATCcatcag GAACTTGCTGGTTTCACTGGGGGAGATGCTAGTTTCCTGAAGGAGGACTTTGAGATCCAGCTCAACAAAACACTCTTCTGGGACTCG GTCCTCTCTGCCTCATTGTGGGGCGGTCTGCTCCTACCCATTGGTGAGAGGCCAACAAGCATCGCCGACAG GTTCTATCTCGGTGGCCCCACCAGTATCAGGGGGTTCAGTATGTACAGTATGGGCCCACAGAGCGAAG GTGACTACCTGGGAGGAGAGGGCTACTGGGCTGGAGGTCTCCACCTCTACACCCCTCTACCCTTCAGACCGGGCCGGGGCGGCTTTGGTGACCTCTTCAGAACACACTTCTTCCTCAATGCCGGAAACCTTTGTAATCTCAACTATG GTGAGGGGCCATATGCACATTTGAAGAAACTGGCTGAATGCATCCGTTGGTCATATGGAGTGGGCCTTGTGCTGCGTTTGGGGAACATTGCCAGGCTGGAGCTGAACTACTGCATTCCCATGGGAGTCCAGAGTGGAGACAG gaTATGTGATGGAGTCCAGTTTGGAGCAGGCATCCGATTcctgtga
- the samm50 gene encoding sorting and assembly machinery component 50 homolog A isoform X1, translated as MGTVHARSLDPLPMKGPEFGVQADDIEAADIEQEPKQEVLENKDVVVQQVHIDGLGRTKEDLLTYEIAEVFRAKNLIDVMRRSHEARQKLLRLGIFRKVEVVIDTSRGEDALPNGLDVTFEVTELRRMTGSYNTMVGNNEGSMVLGLKLPNVFGRAEKLTFQFSYGTKETSYGLSLFKPQPGHFERNISINMYKVTGQFPWSSLRETDRGVSAEISFPVWKTSQTLKWEGVWRELGCLARTASFAIREESGHSLKSSLSHSMVIDSRNSSILPRKGGLLKIHQELAGFTGGDASFLKEDFEIQLNKTLFWDSVLSASLWGGLLLPIGERPTSIADRFYLGGPTSIRGFSMYSMGPQSEGMAGDYLGGEGYWAGGLHLYTPLPFRPGRGGFGDLFRTHFFLNAGNLCNLNYGEGPYAHLKKLAECIRWSYGVGLVLRLGNIARLELNYCIPMGVQSGDRICDGVQFGAGIRFL; from the exons ATGGGCACTGTCCACGCCCGG AGCCTGGACCCTCTGCCCATGAAAGGGCCAGAGTTTGGGGTTCAGGCAGACGACATCGAGGCTGCAGATATTGAACAGGAGCCCAAACAAGAAGTTCTTGAAAACAAGgat gttGTGGTTCAACAAGTGCACATAGATGGACTCGGAAGAACCAAGGAGGACCTGTTGACTTATGAAATCGCAGAAGTCTTCAGGGCAAAAAACTTGATTGAC GTGATGCGAAGGTCTCATGAAGCCCGACAGAAGCTTCTGCGTCTCGGTATCTTCAGAAAAGTCGAAGTTGTTATTGACACATCACGAG GTGAGGACGCTCTTCCGAATGGCCTTGACGTGACCTTCGAGGTCACTGAGCTGAGACGAATGACGGGCAGCTACAACACTATGGTCGGAAACAATGAAGGAAGCATG GTACTGGGCCTGAAGTTACCTAATGTATTTGGCCGTGCAGAGAAACTGACCTTCCAGTTCTCCTATGGCACCAAAGAGACGTCCTACGGCCTGTCCTTGTTCAAACCTCAACCAGGACACTTTGAACGCAA TATCTCAATCAACATGTACAAAGTAACTGGTCAGTTTCCATGGAGTTCACTGAGGGAGACGGATCGAGGCGTCTCTGCAGAAATCAGC TTCCCCGTGTGGAAGACCAGCCAGACACTAAAGTGGGAGGGAGTTTGGAGAGAGCTGGGCTGTCTGGCTCGCACTGCCTCGTTTGCTATTCGGGAGGAGAGTGGCCATTCCCTCAAATCCTCACTCTCG cattcTATGGTCATTGACAGCAGAAATTCCTCCATCCTTCCCAGGAAAGGTGGCCTGTTGAAGATCcatcag GAACTTGCTGGTTTCACTGGGGGAGATGCTAGTTTCCTGAAGGAGGACTTTGAGATCCAGCTCAACAAAACACTCTTCTGGGACTCG GTCCTCTCTGCCTCATTGTGGGGCGGTCTGCTCCTACCCATTGGTGAGAGGCCAACAAGCATCGCCGACAG GTTCTATCTCGGTGGCCCCACCAGTATCAGGGGGTTCAGTATGTACAGTATGGGCCCACAGAGCGAAG GGATGGCAGGTGACTACCTGGGAGGAGAGGGCTACTGGGCTGGAGGTCTCCACCTCTACACCCCTCTACCCTTCAGACCGGGCCGGGGCGGCTTTGGTGACCTCTTCAGAACACACTTCTTCCTCAATGCCGGAAACCTTTGTAATCTCAACTATG GTGAGGGGCCATATGCACATTTGAAGAAACTGGCTGAATGCATCCGTTGGTCATATGGAGTGGGCCTTGTGCTGCGTTTGGGGAACATTGCCAGGCTGGAGCTGAACTACTGCATTCCCATGGGAGTCCAGAGTGGAGACAG gaTATGTGATGGAGTCCAGTTTGGAGCAGGCATCCGATTcctgtga
- the si:dkey-42p14.3 gene encoding EF-hand calcium-binding domain-containing protein 10, with amino-acid sequence MKCFISTSLRQQCSSTAGIIATSFNKRDAEKMATEKERDAAEYLKRHRIMELLENLSSLLFFYRPEKPTQFLVEQLEQLKMSQESGGQGPNLFNNSNLDAVLGILDPTNIEHITFAQYKHALTTLGIKDFDECPEGANEDRISYETFKTEAMQGLQRSSATYEQL; translated from the exons atgaaatgttttatttccacttcTCTCCGACAGCAGTGCTCCTCCACGGCTGGTATCATAGCAACAAGTTTCAACAAACGGGATGCGGAGAAAATGGCGACCGAGAAAGAACGAGACGCTGCAGAATATCTGAAAAGACACAGAATAATGGAGCTGTTGGAAAACCTGAGCAGTCTGCTCTTCTTCTACAGACCTG AGAAACCCACACAGTTTCTTGTTGAGCAGCTGGAACAGCTAAAGATGTCTCAAGAGAGCGGGGGTCAAGGGCCAAATCTGTTCAACAACTCCAACCTGGACGCAGTCTTAGGGATCCTGGACCCCACCAATATAGAACACATCACTTTTGCGCAATACAAGCACG CTCTGACCACACTGGGCATAAAGGACTTTGATGAATGTCCTGAAGGTGCTAATGAAGACAGAATATCCTATGAGACGTTTAAAACAGAAGC gATGCAAGGCCTGCAGAGAAGCTCAGCAACATATGAACAACTGTGA
- the c5h12orf73 gene encoding protein BRAWNIN: protein MPAGVSWPRYLRMFGGSVLAMFAGAQVVHQYYLPDLSIPEIPPRPGELQTELQGYRVREEAAATLQQLREEQKVD from the exons ATGCCAGCCGGTGTGTCTTGGCCTCGGTACCTGAGGATGTTTGGAGGCAGTGTACTGGCCATGTTTGCAGGAGCACAAGTCGTCCATCAGTACTACCTACCTGATCTG AGTATACCAGAGATCCCACCAAGGCCTGGGGAGCTTCAGACAGAACTGCAGGGATACAGAGtcagagaagaagctgctgctaCGTTACAGCAGCTCAGAGAAGAACAAAAAGTGGACTGA
- the tdg.2 gene encoding G/T mismatch-specific thymine DNA glycosylase isoform X3 translates to MYQSSQQHPEAQHVMPYHNMGYHTEGPRDELVMAELSVHREQPLYQDPFYQNYPAAPNHYQEQMYNVRDQQQHLGVQHHSQHHHVIQQQEQQSVQHQPQPAGPPQVVTPVKKKRGRPPKQQAEDGETQEEEDEAEAAKKAKRALNRFNGMTVAEVMAKTLPDVITYNLDILIIGINPGLMSAYKGHHYPNPGNHFWKCLFLSGLTDQQLTFMHDESLPETYSIGFTNMVERTTPGSKDLSSKEIREGGRQLLDKLQKYKPLIAAFNGKGIYEIFCKETFGVKAKNLEFGLQPYKIPETETVCYLMPSSSPRCAQFPRAQDKVHFYIKLKELRDKMKGSGPKLEVEETQYSFDLLLAKEDAKKMAIKEEQVDPEYESCSAQQDDVRQSSSVSN, encoded by the exons AT GTACCAGTCCAGCCAGCAGCACCCTGAGGCGCAGCATGTGATGCCCTATCACAACATGGGCTATCACACAGAAGGTCCCAGAGATGAGCTTGTCATGGCTGAGCTATCTGTCCATCGGGAGCAGCCTCTTTATCAGGATCCTTTTTACCAGAACTACCCTGCAGCCCCAAATCACTACCAGGAGCAGATGTACAATGTCAGGGATCAGCAGCAACATCTCGGCGTCCAGCATCACTCTCAGCATCATCATGTaatacagcagcaggaacagcagaGTGTCCAGCACCAGCCTCAGCCTGCGGGGCCACCTCAAG TTGTGACACCagtgaagaaaaagagaggcCGGCCTCCAAAACAGCAGGCGGAGGATGGCGagacgcaggaggaggaggatgaggccGAAGCAGCCAAGAAGGCCAAGAGGGCTCTCAATCGCTTCAACGGCATGACAGTGGCTGAGGTCATGGCCAAAACCCTGCCTGACGTTATTACCTACAATCTTGACATTTTGATA ATTGGAATTAACCCAGGACTTATGTCAGCCTACAAAGGACACCATTACCCAAACCCAGGAAACCATTTCT ggaaatgtttgtttctctctggtctAACTGACCAGCAGCTCACCTTCATGCATGATGAGAGCTTGCCGGAGACGTACAGCATCGGCTTCACCAACATGGTGGAGAGGACCACGCCTGGCAGCAAGGACCTCTCCAG TAAGGAGATTCGTGAAGGAGGTCGACAGTTACTCGACAAGTTGCAGAAATACAAACCATTAATAGCAGCTTTTAATGGCAAAG GTATTTATGAAATCTTTTGCAAAGAAACGTTTGGTGTGAAGGCAAAGAATCTGGAGTTTGGACTGCAGCCCTACAAAATCCCAGAAACTGAAACA GTGTGCTACTTGATGCCCTCATCAAGTCCGCGCTGTGCCCAGTTTCCCCGAGCGCAGGATAAGGTGCATTTCTACATCAAGCTGAAGGAGCTGAGAGACAAGATGAAAGGTTCCGGACCCAAACTAGAGGTGGAAGAGACTCAGTACTCCTTCGATCTGCTGCTAGCCAAAG aggaTGCAAAGAAGATGGCAATCAAAGAAGAGCAGGTGGATCCAGAGTATGAAAGCTGTAGCGCTCAACAAGACGACGTGAGGCAAAGCAGCAGCGTCTCCAACTAA
- the tdg.2 gene encoding G/T mismatch-specific thymine DNA glycosylase isoform X2, whose translation MYDRYQSSQQHPEAQHVMPYHNMGYHTEGPRDELVMAELSVHREQPLYQDPFYQNYPAAPNHYQEQMYNVRDQQQHLGVQHHSQHHHVIQQQEQQSVQHQPQPAGPPQVVTPVKKKRGRPPKQQAEDGETQEEEDEAEAAKKAKRALNRFNGMTVAEVMAKTLPDVITYNLDILIIGINPGLMSAYKGHHYPNPGNHFWKCLFLSGLTDQQLTFMHDESLPETYSIGFTNMVERTTPGSKDLSSKEIREGGRQLLDKLQKYKPLIAAFNGKGIYEIFCKETFGVKAKNLEFGLQPYKIPETETVCYLMPSSSPRCAQFPRAQDKVHFYIKLKELRDKMKGSGPKLEVEETQYSFDLLLAKEDAKKMAIKEEQVDPEYESCSAQQDDVRQSSSVSN comes from the exons ATGTATGACAG GTACCAGTCCAGCCAGCAGCACCCTGAGGCGCAGCATGTGATGCCCTATCACAACATGGGCTATCACACAGAAGGTCCCAGAGATGAGCTTGTCATGGCTGAGCTATCTGTCCATCGGGAGCAGCCTCTTTATCAGGATCCTTTTTACCAGAACTACCCTGCAGCCCCAAATCACTACCAGGAGCAGATGTACAATGTCAGGGATCAGCAGCAACATCTCGGCGTCCAGCATCACTCTCAGCATCATCATGTaatacagcagcaggaacagcagaGTGTCCAGCACCAGCCTCAGCCTGCGGGGCCACCTCAAG TTGTGACACCagtgaagaaaaagagaggcCGGCCTCCAAAACAGCAGGCGGAGGATGGCGagacgcaggaggaggaggatgaggccGAAGCAGCCAAGAAGGCCAAGAGGGCTCTCAATCGCTTCAACGGCATGACAGTGGCTGAGGTCATGGCCAAAACCCTGCCTGACGTTATTACCTACAATCTTGACATTTTGATA ATTGGAATTAACCCAGGACTTATGTCAGCCTACAAAGGACACCATTACCCAAACCCAGGAAACCATTTCT ggaaatgtttgtttctctctggtctAACTGACCAGCAGCTCACCTTCATGCATGATGAGAGCTTGCCGGAGACGTACAGCATCGGCTTCACCAACATGGTGGAGAGGACCACGCCTGGCAGCAAGGACCTCTCCAG TAAGGAGATTCGTGAAGGAGGTCGACAGTTACTCGACAAGTTGCAGAAATACAAACCATTAATAGCAGCTTTTAATGGCAAAG GTATTTATGAAATCTTTTGCAAAGAAACGTTTGGTGTGAAGGCAAAGAATCTGGAGTTTGGACTGCAGCCCTACAAAATCCCAGAAACTGAAACA GTGTGCTACTTGATGCCCTCATCAAGTCCGCGCTGTGCCCAGTTTCCCCGAGCGCAGGATAAGGTGCATTTCTACATCAAGCTGAAGGAGCTGAGAGACAAGATGAAAGGTTCCGGACCCAAACTAGAGGTGGAAGAGACTCAGTACTCCTTCGATCTGCTGCTAGCCAAAG aggaTGCAAAGAAGATGGCAATCAAAGAAGAGCAGGTGGATCCAGAGTATGAAAGCTGTAGCGCTCAACAAGACGACGTGAGGCAAAGCAGCAGCGTCTCCAACTAA
- the tdg.2 gene encoding G/T mismatch-specific thymine DNA glycosylase isoform X1 has translation MFIHSNKSTVKMEENQFTSLTVPSDYFQQWYQSSQQHPEAQHVMPYHNMGYHTEGPRDELVMAELSVHREQPLYQDPFYQNYPAAPNHYQEQMYNVRDQQQHLGVQHHSQHHHVIQQQEQQSVQHQPQPAGPPQVVTPVKKKRGRPPKQQAEDGETQEEEDEAEAAKKAKRALNRFNGMTVAEVMAKTLPDVITYNLDILIIGINPGLMSAYKGHHYPNPGNHFWKCLFLSGLTDQQLTFMHDESLPETYSIGFTNMVERTTPGSKDLSSKEIREGGRQLLDKLQKYKPLIAAFNGKGIYEIFCKETFGVKAKNLEFGLQPYKIPETETVCYLMPSSSPRCAQFPRAQDKVHFYIKLKELRDKMKGSGPKLEVEETQYSFDLLLAKEDAKKMAIKEEQVDPEYESCSAQQDDVRQSSSVSN, from the exons ATGTTCATCCATTCAAACAAGTCGACAGTTAAGATGGAGGAAAACCAGTTCACATCACTGACGGTTCCCTCGGATTATTTTCAGCAGTG GTACCAGTCCAGCCAGCAGCACCCTGAGGCGCAGCATGTGATGCCCTATCACAACATGGGCTATCACACAGAAGGTCCCAGAGATGAGCTTGTCATGGCTGAGCTATCTGTCCATCGGGAGCAGCCTCTTTATCAGGATCCTTTTTACCAGAACTACCCTGCAGCCCCAAATCACTACCAGGAGCAGATGTACAATGTCAGGGATCAGCAGCAACATCTCGGCGTCCAGCATCACTCTCAGCATCATCATGTaatacagcagcaggaacagcagaGTGTCCAGCACCAGCCTCAGCCTGCGGGGCCACCTCAAG TTGTGACACCagtgaagaaaaagagaggcCGGCCTCCAAAACAGCAGGCGGAGGATGGCGagacgcaggaggaggaggatgaggccGAAGCAGCCAAGAAGGCCAAGAGGGCTCTCAATCGCTTCAACGGCATGACAGTGGCTGAGGTCATGGCCAAAACCCTGCCTGACGTTATTACCTACAATCTTGACATTTTGATA ATTGGAATTAACCCAGGACTTATGTCAGCCTACAAAGGACACCATTACCCAAACCCAGGAAACCATTTCT ggaaatgtttgtttctctctggtctAACTGACCAGCAGCTCACCTTCATGCATGATGAGAGCTTGCCGGAGACGTACAGCATCGGCTTCACCAACATGGTGGAGAGGACCACGCCTGGCAGCAAGGACCTCTCCAG TAAGGAGATTCGTGAAGGAGGTCGACAGTTACTCGACAAGTTGCAGAAATACAAACCATTAATAGCAGCTTTTAATGGCAAAG GTATTTATGAAATCTTTTGCAAAGAAACGTTTGGTGTGAAGGCAAAGAATCTGGAGTTTGGACTGCAGCCCTACAAAATCCCAGAAACTGAAACA GTGTGCTACTTGATGCCCTCATCAAGTCCGCGCTGTGCCCAGTTTCCCCGAGCGCAGGATAAGGTGCATTTCTACATCAAGCTGAAGGAGCTGAGAGACAAGATGAAAGGTTCCGGACCCAAACTAGAGGTGGAAGAGACTCAGTACTCCTTCGATCTGCTGCTAGCCAAAG aggaTGCAAAGAAGATGGCAATCAAAGAAGAGCAGGTGGATCCAGAGTATGAAAGCTGTAGCGCTCAACAAGACGACGTGAGGCAAAGCAGCAGCGTCTCCAACTAA
- the tdg.1 gene encoding thymine DNA glycosylase, tandem duplicate 1 isoform X1 — protein MEEKLNGSLPVVSPEYLHQWVQSAQQFHALQAQYSGFNHNQQFHYSDTQTGDAAMANMANPEPMMDQPEPASLAKAPAKKRGRPAQPKAPKPPKPPKIPKAPKPPKDPNAPKAKPGPKPKKGAEAPADGKQEKIDESFKKVKRKVDRFKGMSEEEVMKKTLPDLLDYNLDYVIIGINPGLMAAFIGRWFPGPGNHFWKCLFLSGFTEELLNHMSDTTLPVKYKMGFTNMVERATPGSKDLSTKELREGGKILVEKLKKYKPLIAVFNGKCIYEMFCREMYGKKPKKLDFGLQPHTIPDCDVALYLMPSSSARCAQFPRAQDKVHFYIKLRELRDQLKGVKKSTEIQEVDYAFDLKLAKEDAKRLAIKEENYDPGYEDAYGGAYAERGPEGPQAQTQTNGHCTFSTAENTEGAQEASTSQIAEGQLPDGQWMTQSFADQIPDIDGGVKDASA, from the exons ATGGAAGAAAAGCTGAATGGATCACTGCCTGTTGTGTCCCCGGAGTATCTTCATCAGTG GGTTCAGTCTGCTCAGCAGTTCCACGCTCTACAGGCGCAATATTCAGGCTTCAACCACAACCAACAGTTTCACTACTCGGATACACAGACGGGAGACGCAGCCATGGCCAACATGGCTAATCCAGAGCCCATGATGGATCAACCAGAACCTGCTAGCCTGGCAAAAG CTCCAGCCAAAAAGAGAGGCAGACCAGCCCAACCCAAGGCACCGAAGCCACCCAAGCCACCGAAAATACCTAAGGCACCAAAGCCGCCTAAAGACCCAAATGCGCCTAAAGCCAAACCCGGCCCTAAGCCCAAGAAGGGCGCTGAGGCTCCAGCAGACGGCAAACAGGAGAAGATAGATGAGAGCTTCAAGAAGGTGAAGCGGAAAGTTGACCGCTTCAAGGGAATGTCAGAAGAGGAAGTCATGAAAAAAACTCTACCAGACCTGCTGGATTACAACCTAGACTATGTCATT ATTGGTATCAATCCAGGGCTGATGGCAGCTTTCATTGGACGTTGGTTTCCTGGACCTGGAAATCATTTTT GGAAGTGCCTGTTTCTGTCCGGATTTACTGAGGAGCTGCTCAACCACATGAGCGACACCACCCTGCCTGTCAAGTACAAGATGGGTTTCACAAACATGGTGGAGAGGGCAACACCAGGGAGCAAAGACCTCTCAAC TAAAGAGTTACGTGAAGGAGGCAAAATTCTCGTAGAGAAGTTGAAGAAATACAAGCCTCTTATTGCTGTTTTCAATGGAAAAT gcATCTATGAAATGTTCTGCAGAGAGATGTATGGTAAAAAACCAAAGAAACTTGACTTTGGTTTGCAACCGCACACGATCCCAGACTGTGACGTG GCTCTGTATCTGATGCCTTCCTCCAGCGCTCGTTGCGCTCAGTTCCCTCGTGCTCAGGACAAAGTACACTTCTACATCAAGCTGAGGGAGCTCCGGGATCAGCTGAAGGGCGTCAAAAAAAGCACAGAGATTCAGGAGGTTGACTATGCATTTGACCTGAAGCTGGCTAAAG AGGATGCCAAGAGGTTAGCCATAAAGGAGGAGAACTATGACCCTGGTTATGAAGATGCTTATGGCGGAGCATATGCTGAGAGAGGACCTGAAGGGCCCCAGGCCCAGACCCAGACCAATGGTCACTGTACTTTCTCaactgcagaaaacacag AGGGAGCACAGGAGGCGAGCACATCACAAATAGCAGAGGGCCAGCTTCCAGACGGACAGTGGATGACCCAGTCCTTCGCTGATCAGATCCCGGACATCGATGGTGGCGTGAAAGACGCCAGCGCATGA
- the tdg.1 gene encoding thymine DNA glycosylase, tandem duplicate 1 isoform X2 yields the protein MANMANPEPMMDQPEPASLAKAPAKKRGRPAQPKAPKPPKPPKIPKAPKPPKDPNAPKAKPGPKPKKGAEAPADGKQEKIDESFKKVKRKVDRFKGMSEEEVMKKTLPDLLDYNLDYVIIGINPGLMAAFIGRWFPGPGNHFWKCLFLSGFTEELLNHMSDTTLPVKYKMGFTNMVERATPGSKDLSTKELREGGKILVEKLKKYKPLIAVFNGKCIYEMFCREMYGKKPKKLDFGLQPHTIPDCDVALYLMPSSSARCAQFPRAQDKVHFYIKLRELRDQLKGVKKSTEIQEVDYAFDLKLAKEDAKRLAIKEENYDPGYEDAYGGAYAERGPEGPQAQTQTNGHCTFSTAENTEGAQEASTSQIAEGQLPDGQWMTQSFADQIPDIDGGVKDASA from the exons ATGGCCAACATGGCTAATCCAGAGCCCATGATGGATCAACCAGAACCTGCTAGCCTGGCAAAAG CTCCAGCCAAAAAGAGAGGCAGACCAGCCCAACCCAAGGCACCGAAGCCACCCAAGCCACCGAAAATACCTAAGGCACCAAAGCCGCCTAAAGACCCAAATGCGCCTAAAGCCAAACCCGGCCCTAAGCCCAAGAAGGGCGCTGAGGCTCCAGCAGACGGCAAACAGGAGAAGATAGATGAGAGCTTCAAGAAGGTGAAGCGGAAAGTTGACCGCTTCAAGGGAATGTCAGAAGAGGAAGTCATGAAAAAAACTCTACCAGACCTGCTGGATTACAACCTAGACTATGTCATT ATTGGTATCAATCCAGGGCTGATGGCAGCTTTCATTGGACGTTGGTTTCCTGGACCTGGAAATCATTTTT GGAAGTGCCTGTTTCTGTCCGGATTTACTGAGGAGCTGCTCAACCACATGAGCGACACCACCCTGCCTGTCAAGTACAAGATGGGTTTCACAAACATGGTGGAGAGGGCAACACCAGGGAGCAAAGACCTCTCAAC TAAAGAGTTACGTGAAGGAGGCAAAATTCTCGTAGAGAAGTTGAAGAAATACAAGCCTCTTATTGCTGTTTTCAATGGAAAAT gcATCTATGAAATGTTCTGCAGAGAGATGTATGGTAAAAAACCAAAGAAACTTGACTTTGGTTTGCAACCGCACACGATCCCAGACTGTGACGTG GCTCTGTATCTGATGCCTTCCTCCAGCGCTCGTTGCGCTCAGTTCCCTCGTGCTCAGGACAAAGTACACTTCTACATCAAGCTGAGGGAGCTCCGGGATCAGCTGAAGGGCGTCAAAAAAAGCACAGAGATTCAGGAGGTTGACTATGCATTTGACCTGAAGCTGGCTAAAG AGGATGCCAAGAGGTTAGCCATAAAGGAGGAGAACTATGACCCTGGTTATGAAGATGCTTATGGCGGAGCATATGCTGAGAGAGGACCTGAAGGGCCCCAGGCCCAGACCCAGACCAATGGTCACTGTACTTTCTCaactgcagaaaacacag AGGGAGCACAGGAGGCGAGCACATCACAAATAGCAGAGGGCCAGCTTCCAGACGGACAGTGGATGACCCAGTCCTTCGCTGATCAGATCCCGGACATCGATGGTGGCGTGAAAGACGCCAGCGCATGA